The stretch of DNA GATGGCCAGCCCCGCGAGAATGAGCGTTGCAGGAGGCGGCCGTCTGCCAGATAAAAGCAGCAGGCCCATAATGGCCAGACTGGCGGAGGCAAGCCCCGCCACGGGCATGGCAAAAACGGAAGCCGACGCAATGCCGAAGTAAAGCGCGCCAACACCGCCAAGCGCCCCTGCCCCCGAAATGCCAAGCAAACCCGGGTCGGCAAGCGGATTGCGCAACAGGCCCTGCAAGGCCGCGCCTGCGAGCCCCAATACGCCACCGGCAAGAACCGCCAGAAGCGTGCGCGGTACCCGTAGTTCCCAGAAAATCAACTGCGCGCCGTCGCTCATCCCATCTTCTGAAAAGAACAGGTTTCCAGCTGGTCCTGCACCAAGAGACGCAAAGACAAATGCCAGAAGCAACACGAGCATCACAGCCGTTATGAGATGGCGCTGGCTCACTTGCCGACCTCCTGGCGCAGATCGTCAGCCAGAACAGCAGCCAACCGTGCCGTCTCAGTGGTGCCACAGATAAGAGCTGATGGCGGCACGCGTTTGATCCGGCTGGCCTGTTGGAGCGCAGGGTGCGCAAACAGTTTGCCTGCCCGCGATGGTGCAGCATTCGGCCGTTCGGCAATCAGCAGCGCATCCGGCGGAGACAGGGCAAGTTGCTCAAGGGAGAGATAGGTTTGTCCCGATGCATCATTTCGATAGCCGGCATGAGCCAGAACCGAACTACCCAGCATGCCATCCGCATGCACGAGCAATCCCGGCGACAGAATGAGCGCGCTGACATCAGTGTCGCGCGAAGGTGTGCCAAGAACATCATCGATCTCGGCCGCAATTTTTTCCGCAACCTCTGACGCGCCTACACGGGTACCCACATCAAGATAGGTCTGCTGAATGTCGGTCAGCGACACCGGGTCAGCGACCCGCAGCACATCAATCCCCAATCGCTCCACATGACCCAGAAGTCTTGAATGTCCGAAGGCACCGGCAATCACCAGATCAGGCTTAAGGGTCAAGATGCCCTCAAGCGACGCTTGCGTGATGGGGACATGCTGCGCCTCCCGCCACATGACCGAGAGATCTCGGTCGCGCGCCAGAAAGGAGACAGCCGCAAGTCGTTCTTTGAGATCAAGAGCCAGCAGCAACTGATCCGTACACAGATTTATGGATACGATACGCTGCGGTACAACCTCCGCCATGGCACCCTGGGGAACGACAAAAGCCGGGGCGGCGAAAACCGCCCCGGCCATGAGCACATGACGTGCAAGTCGTAGGAATGGCGATCTAGAAATCAACCGATGCTTCCAGGTAGAACGCGCGCCCTGGCTGCGGGAACGCCCCGTAGAGGTTCGCATTGGTGTCCGAACCAACTGAGCTGGAGAAATAGCTCTCATCAAGCACATTGCGCAGTTCACCACTGATCGACACTTTGCCGATGGTACCACCAGCTGCGATATCCAGCAGGTCATATGATGGTATCTCCGGGAAAAGCTGCTCCTGATCATTGATCATGCGCTGATCACTGACATACCGCCAGTTGGCATTCGCCCAGATATTGTCTCCCGTCCACGACACCCCAAGGCCCGCGGTCAGGTTTGGCACGACGGGCACCTGATTGCCATTGAACGGACCTTCCGTAAATTCAGCCCGCAGCCAGTTGACGCGAGGCGTCACGCTGAAACCGGCACCCACGTCAGCCACAGCTTCTGCCTCAATGCCACGGCGACGCGTCTTGTCGAGATTGGTGTTGAACCCAAACCCGGTAATGGCACCCGGCGTAAACGCAATCTGGTCACGCACATTCATCTCGAAAATCGCAACACGTGCATCGACCGGGCCAACAGAGAATTCCGCGCCCGCTTCCATGTCCCAGGACGTCTGTGTCTTGAGGTCAAATGTCACCGGCAGGAATGTCAACGGATTCACCTGCGTCCCGACCCGCTCATCAATGGTCGGCACACGAACAGCACGGCCACCACGCACGAAGACCTCAACCGAGTCCGTCACGTCAAAGGCAAGGCCGAGATTGGCTGCTAGGTCTGTTTCATTGTTGCGGACACGCGCTTGTGGGTTCTGTGGTGATTCCAGCATCAGACCCGTACGAATGGCGCGAACACCCGCATCAAGCGTCAGGGCGTCCGTCAGCTCAACATCGGCCTGACCATAAAGCGAGACGGATGATTGCCAGCCGTCAAAATCAGCCCCACCCGCAAAACCGATAAACCGGCGTTCCACTTCAGCGGTTGTATGGGATGCATCAATGCCACCAATGAAATTCACGGCATGGCCGCCAAACTCACCATTGTAGCTGATGCGCGGACTGATACTTGCGGTCGATAGGGCCCGGTCATCCAGCGTGAACGCGCCGATGAAATCGCTTGAGGTCAGACTGCGACGATAGGCGGTATCCACCGTGAGTTTCAGACCGTCATTCAATTGCTGCTCGATGCCAGCTTCAAACCGGACACCGCGTTCTTCCGCAAAATCCAGGGGATTCTGGGCGCCACGGGGATTGGACTCAACCAGATTGATTCCCGCCGGCAGGTTGACGATGCGGTTGCCTGGCAGACCCAGCTCTTCCGTGTTGTAGGTCGCCCCTAGCCGATAGGCCGTATTGCCAATGTCCCCGCTGATGGTTGCGGAATAGATGTGGCGCGTCAGTTGGTTGTTGCGGCGATACCCGTCGCTTTCGGTAGTGTCGGCAGTAAGCGCGATATGCGCCTGCTCACCACCCCACTGAAAGATGCCCCGCGCACGGCGATAGCCGAAGCTGCCAACTGTCCCGGTCACGGAGACACCGGTTTTCTTTGGCCCGCCCTGAGTGACGATATTGATTGCACCGCCCACAGCGCCTTCGCCATACAGAACCGATGCTGCGGCCCCGCGCAGCACTTCAATGCGCTGAATGGAACTGCGAGACACAAGAGCGAACTGCACACCGGACAGATCAAGATCATTGATCCGCCGGCCATCAACCAAAACAAGCACGTTCTGCGTCGCCTGTTCGCCAAAGCCCCGAATATCGACAACCGCAGAAGAGTTACCGCTGCCGAAAATATCCCGAACATGCAGGCCCGCTTCTGTCGCAAGAATTTCGGGAAGCGTTTGGCCTGGATGACGGTCAATTGCCTCACGATCCACAATGGTGACCGATGAGGAAGTCAGACCCGCGCTCAACCGGCTGGCCGTGGAGACCACGGGCGGCAATTCGAATGCACTTGTTGCTGTTTCCTGAGCAGCGACAGGCTGCGCGAATGCTGCAGCGCCAAGCGCTACTATTGCTGTGCTTGCACACAGATTTCTGGTGAGCTTCATATGCCCCACCCCCTGGTTCAGATCACACGCGAAGCGGGGCTAAACCCGGTGACGCGCATGACGGCAATCTGGAAGGAGGTATGTGAGGAGTACATTCCACCAGCCCCAGCGCCACGTTTACAAAAACGCAGTCGCCAAAGCGGTTTCCCGCAAGGATCGCGCCCACCGCACGACGCCTTAAGGCGATGCTCGCATCGGCAGGTCTCCTGGCTCACGGGTCATCGCACTTGCAGCCGCCTTCCCAATGCATATCTGCATCAGTGGCATATTGGCCAAAGCGCTCACCGCTCACAGTTGCGGGGGCAGCCGCGGATTTGGACTTTGTCTGTCCGCACCACATTCCCTTTTCGTCGCTGTTTCCAGCGAACCGATGGTCGAGCGGCTTGTAGCGCCACATTGCTGCACCGCGC from Pyruvatibacter sp. HU-CL02332 encodes:
- a CDS encoding ABC transporter substrate-binding protein, which codes for MAGAVFAAPAFVVPQGAMAEVVPQRIVSINLCTDQLLLALDLKERLAAVSFLARDRDLSVMWREAQHVPITQASLEGILTLKPDLVIAGAFGHSRLLGHVERLGIDVLRVADPVSLTDIQQTYLDVGTRVGASEVAEKIAAEIDDVLGTPSRDTDVSALILSPGLLVHADGMLGSSVLAHAGYRNDASGQTYLSLEQLALSPPDALLIAERPNAAPSRAGKLFAHPALQQASRIKRVPPSALICGTTETARLAAVLADDLRQEVGK
- a CDS encoding TonB-dependent receptor, with translation MKLTRNLCASTAIVALGAAAFAQPVAAQETATSAFELPPVVSTASRLSAGLTSSSVTIVDREAIDRHPGQTLPEILATEAGLHVRDIFGSGNSSAVVDIRGFGEQATQNVLVLVDGRRINDLDLSGVQFALVSRSSIQRIEVLRGAAASVLYGEGAVGGAINIVTQGGPKKTGVSVTGTVGSFGYRRARGIFQWGGEQAHIALTADTTESDGYRRNNQLTRHIYSATISGDIGNTAYRLGATYNTEELGLPGNRIVNLPAGINLVESNPRGAQNPLDFAEERGVRFEAGIEQQLNDGLKLTVDTAYRRSLTSSDFIGAFTLDDRALSTASISPRISYNGEFGGHAVNFIGGIDASHTTAEVERRFIGFAGGADFDGWQSSVSLYGQADVELTDALTLDAGVRAIRTGLMLESPQNPQARVRNNETDLAANLGLAFDVTDSVEVFVRGGRAVRVPTIDERVGTQVNPLTFLPVTFDLKTQTSWDMEAGAEFSVGPVDARVAIFEMNVRDQIAFTPGAITGFGFNTNLDKTRRRGIEAEAVADVGAGFSVTPRVNWLRAEFTEGPFNGNQVPVVPNLTAGLGVSWTGDNIWANANWRYVSDQRMINDQEQLFPEIPSYDLLDIAAGGTIGKVSISGELRNVLDESYFSSSVGSDTNANLYGAFPQPGRAFYLEASVDF